The following DNA comes from Cheilinus undulatus linkage group 4, ASM1832078v1, whole genome shotgun sequence.
CAGAGATTAACAATAAAtggttattcaataaaatatttgaAGTTAAAAtgcacatcagctgaaatgaaaaatgtttttcataaaaagtcacatttttccaagaaaagggggaaaaaattgaaataattgacatggcaggtttacgttggttagaggctctaaatgtcggtttcgattattttttgattaattgcccagctctacaaggaaaggatgctgcaacctttggttcagtgcaattgtacatttccagtttacacacatcttccattagaggatagtggaaatttaatttaatttatctttttttttctaaacacaaatgtaatgttttattatttttaacacagtgagaacaacagaaatataaaaaagtgcCTCAAAATGCATTAATAATAGATTAAGTATTGAATTACAGCCTTATTAATTGTAATCGAATCAAATCGCGAGGTGCCTAAAGAGTCCCACCTCTAATGAGCAGAGTCAATCCACATTCTAGTTATCAGGGTTTTATTATATCTGGTTAAAAACAGCATTCATGTCGTCAGTGATTGTGCTATGCTGAGGACTTGCTGTCCATTTTAAGGTTCTTTTTTGTCAACTTTTATAGCAGAAAGGGCTaaatacaggtacatctcagaaattagaatatcatgcaAAGGTAAATTTTTTCCTCAGTAATGTATTCAAAAGGTGACACTTGTATATATTCTAGGTTTCtcacacacaaagtgaaatattttttaaatggtttaattCTTGAGAACTATGGCATACATGTCACTCAAATCTACCATCTCAGAATATGAGAATatcacaaaaaacaataaaaaaaaggatttataatacagaaaagTCAACCCTATGGAAAATCATGTTCATTAATGCTTGCAGTACTAGTACTATGCACTCAGTATAATTGAATGTGGCATGGAGACAATCGGTTCATGTAGGTGCTGGGTTTTGCTGggtgatagcggccttcaggtctgACGTCTGATCCTCTGCCTTACATCTCCCCAGACTTTCTctttggggttcaggtcagaccaggagCCTAGCAAGCcaagcacagtaataccatgtTCAGCAAatcagtttctggtagttttggtttCGCCTTAACCCCGGTGAGAGGCTTATGACATTGACAGTGATTCAGGACTATGTTGGCACTCGGAGCAGAACACTTGTAGCCTGTTTcttggatgtgtgtgtgtgtagtggCGCTTGATCCACCAACTCcagcttttaaacttttgaatcaaattacaggaaaaaaaaatgtcatggtaTTGTATTTTGAAGTGATTCACCTGTATTTGGTGTCACTGCTCTGGGAAGACCATGGGTGTTAAAAAAATTGGGCTCTGGTGATGTCAATAATAGCATACCTCATTACCAGAGAGCATCTTAGAATTACTTTGTTTCTGCTTTAGATAGATCAGAGGATAGCAACTAATGACTGTTTTCTATTGTCTTTTTCCTGCTCAGGAAAAGTCTGATTCCTCTGATGCTGGAAAAGAGTCGTCTTCAGATGCCGGACCTGATGGGCAAGatgcatcctcctcctcctcatccaaaACTAAAGAATCAGCTCCTGGCTATGAGGAGAAAGTGGTACGTGCATCATGTCATCTTTTTATGCTCCATGGCTTGGTGATCTGTTTTTggatgaataaattaaaataaccaTCTCCGGTCTTCACAGCAAACAGACAGGACCAACAGATTTGAGTACTTACTGAAGCAAACAGAGTTGTTTGCTCACTTTATCCAACCAGCGGCACAGAAGACCCCCACCTCACCCCTAAAGATGAAGCCAGGGCGCCCTCGCATCAAGAAGGACGAGAAACAAAATCTGCTGTCAGCTGGAGAGTGAGTACACAACCGAACAGATTTGTTTAATTCTTGAatgttttatcccattttgattttaacacaCTGGAAACTTGACACTTAATATTTCTGTGATTTGACAGCAACCGCCATCGTCGcacagagcaggaggaggatgaagagctTCTGAATGAGAGCACAAAGACAACTAATGTCTGCACGCGCTTTGATGACTCTCCCTCCTGTAAGCAGGGGTCTGCCTTTATTCAAAGAATATTTGCTGAATTTAATGAGCAGAAGATGTAACGACTGGTTTCTTGTCTGTCGTCTAGAtgtcaaaacaggaaaaatgaggGACTACCAGGTCCGGGGTCTGAACTGGCTCATCTCTTTGTATGAAAACGGCATCAATGGCATCCTGGCTGATGAGATGGTCAGTACTCTTTAAGAGTCACAACTGTTGGCTCTACGTTTAAAGGATATCCATTATATTGTGTCTTTCAATTACACTCCTGCCTCACTAACACATGCTTTGTGCTCCTCAGGGTCTGGGGAAGACTCTTCAAACCATCGCCCTGTTAGGGTACATGAAGCACTACAGAAACATCCCCGGACCCCACATGGTGTTGGTACCTAAGTCCACCCTCTACAACTGGATGAACGAGTTCAAAAGATGGGTGCCCTCACTGCGAGCAGTCTGCCTGATAGGAGACAGGGATCAGAGGGTAGGCTGAGTCGGGCTATAATAATTGTCTGCACAGGAACAGGAGACCCTCAAGAAttgatatttactgtaaattcgGTGTGCATGCCACACTTCAAACACTAATGCAGGTTCCTAggctttaaaatgcattaaaaacagagttaGAGTATTTTAAGTATCCTAAAATGGGCAATTATACCTtgaatttttgttgttaaaaccTAAATGTATGCTGTTCTACTCTGTAGCCTAAACAGCAGAGCAAAACTTGTAAATAGGTACTTCTAGACTGTGGTACAACTACTTTTTGGCTGCTAAAGTACAAAATAACCCTTCCACTGTGAGCTGCCTCATGgtatcagggtttttttcttatAGTCTGGGCTAAAACCACTCCAAACAAGCCTAATTTGCATGTTATAACAAGAAATATCTCTTTGGTGGCACATTTTTGTCTTACATTGAGCACAAACATAATCATAATTGTGTTGCTAATGTAGTTGGTTGGAAGTTGAAGATGCAATAGAGTCTTAAAATTTATGAAGACGGTCTTGACAAAAGCTCTTAAAAGGTATTTGATTTAATGACAGATTTTCTGTAAATACCCTGCTGCGGCTTATATAACGGGGTAGCTTGTATAAAGCGCTGAGACATGCATCCGTATTACTGCAGCTGCTACTGTCACACTGAAAGATACCTAACATGATTGAGAGTTCACACTATTCATTGTGTATTTCAAGCATCCGCTTCACTGCTTAGAATGTGTTTGAGTACATAATGACAAAGACCAGACTGGCTGGgtttggtgccactttttaaccacttttccccccCTATAACTTATAAGGTCATTAGCAtgtatttgaaaataaaggggAGTATATAAGCCTTGTGGAGTGCTGGTTTGGCTGACAGGCTTTGGAGGGCAAAGTGACTTGAAGGCTGTTCGTCTCTCTCATAACATTGTGGGCTCAGAGCTCAACCACCGTACTATAGGTAGCAATTTGTCTACCTCCGTATGGTCAAATCAAGATGGTAGCAAAAGAGCAACAGCTTCACATAAGCTGAATGTTGTAGACTTCACTGAATGAAATGGGAATCCTCATGCAGGAggacatttttaacctttatttctCCTTAGAAGTTTACAAAAACAGATTGCAGTTTATGTACTAGGGTGCCTATATTCtagattttactgtaaaatgcTGAAATGCCTCAGTTAAGCTTTATGTTAATGTGCTATTTTTGCAGTGTTAATgtagcagagaaaaacaaacacaatcttGTTGTAGTAGCCCAGAATTTCTGTAGGAAGTCAGTTTTTAGGGAATAAAATTTGAGGTCTGATTGCAACTCTGCTATGCTGTGACCTACCTACTACCCTTTCTAAAGCTAGCTATAGACTTTATGCTTTAATGTCTGCTGTTATGCCAAAAACTTGATGTTTTGTGTAATGGCGATAAAATAAGCTGATGTTTTATGTTAAACAGTATGGACCTAAATCAAAATGACAATGCAGATTAAACTTGTTTGAAGTGCATTAAAGTAAAGTTGATGGGCATGCACtcttgaatatttttatgaaaattagATCTGTGTTTGTACATCTCACTGAAATTATCTTTGTGCATTTGGTAGCCATCTTCCAGAGAAAAGAAACACTCATTGCCTGACTACAAACATGTACATCTGCCGATTTGATACTCTTCAGGTTGCGAGTAAACTATGTTTTAGtgttgcaaaataaaatgaatttatatCTTTGCTTCAATTTCAGACAGCCCTGATCAGAGACGTGCTGCTACCTGGAGAGTGGGATGTGTGCGTCACATCCTACGAGATGCTCATCATTGAGAAGGCCGTGTTCAAGAAGTTCAACTGGAGGTACCTAGTCATTGACGAGGCCCACAGGATCAAGAATGAGAAATCTAAGGTGAGTCAGCCAGTGTATTAAAATAGCTTTCTTTATGTGTTAGTATAGATAAAGTTAATATTTACAGACATAATTTGCACAATTTCCTAATAATTGCAAATACCTTTATTTCTCATAGCTGTCAGAAATTGTTCGAGAATTTAAGACCACCAATCGTTTGTTGCTGACTGGAACTCCACTGCAAAACAACCTGCATGAGCTGTGGGCTCTGCTGAACTTCCTGCTGCCTGACGTGTTCAATTCTTCAGAGGTAAGAATCCACATGAGACAGAAAGATCCGCAGGAGAGTTTGGCTACAATGATTTGATAGCTTTGTTTTAAGTCTTGCTCATACTTGGGCAGTCTAGTATTCTTGTGTCCTGGTTCTGATGACGTTCTTCCTGTAGGACTTTGATTCCTGGTTCGACACAAACAACTGTTTGGGTGATCAGAAGTTGGTGGAACGTCTTCACACTGTACGTATAGATTATTCTTTGCATCATGTTAGCAATGTATTAGATTCTAGGTTCAGTTACTCTTCTTTGGGCTAAAGCACtctttttatctgctgtttttttttttgtttatgaagGTTCTGCGTCCTTTCTTGCTCCGTCGTATCAAAGCTGATGTAGAAAAAACTCTGCTTCCAAAAAAAGAGATCAAGATGTACGTGGGCCTCAGTAAGATGCAGCGAGAGTGGTAAGCATCTTTTGTCAATCTTTTAGTGCtattatttattctttaaactATATGTAGTCATTAAATTGTAATCTTAACCCACATCACCCCCCTTTAGGTACACTAAGATTCTGATGAAGGACATTGACATCCTGAACTCAGCGGGTAAGATGGACAAGATGCGTCTGCTGAACGTTCTCATGCAGCTGAGAAAATGCTGCAATCACCCGTACCTGTTTGACGGAGCTGAGCCCGGTCCGCCGTACACTACCGACCTCCACCTGGTGGTCAACAGCGGAAAGATGGCGGTCCTGGACAAGCTGCTGCCCAAAATGAAGGAGCAGGGTATGGAGATGTCCTAATTCAAATGTTAAGAGACCTCAGCTTTagactttttctttaaagtttatttaaaagaattaaaatgagaAAGTAGGCATTTTCATACACTCCTTTGGCTGACCGTAACGTCTCCTCTTTGTGTGCAGGTTCTCGTGTGCTCATCTTCAGTCAGATGACCAGGATGCTGGACATCTTGGAGGATTACTGCATGTGGAGGAACTACGGCTACTGTCGCCTGGATGGCCAGACGCCACACGAGGAAAGACAGGTGTGCTGCTTGTGTTTTGTATGTAAAAGAGGAGAAGGTTGGCTAATATTTCTGAACGATTCTTCTaaatctatatatttttttaatgttttcagatCTCTATCAACGCATACAATGAGCCAAACAGCTCTAAATTCATCTTCATGTTGAGCACCAGAGCTGGAGGTCTGGGTATCAACCTGGCTACTGCAGATGTGGTCATCCTGTACGACTCGGACTG
Coding sequences within:
- the smarca5 gene encoding SWI/SNF-related matrix-associated actin-dependent regulator of chromatin subfamily A member 5; this translates as MMSESENCVEQREEQTELEEAGGAEEKSDSSDAGKESSSDAGPDGQDASSSSSSKTKESAPGYEEKVQTDRTNRFEYLLKQTELFAHFIQPAAQKTPTSPLKMKPGRPRIKKDEKQNLLSAGDNRHRRTEQEEDEELLNESTKTTNVCTRFDDSPSYVKTGKMRDYQVRGLNWLISLYENGINGILADEMGLGKTLQTIALLGYMKHYRNIPGPHMVLVPKSTLYNWMNEFKRWVPSLRAVCLIGDRDQRTALIRDVLLPGEWDVCVTSYEMLIIEKAVFKKFNWRYLVIDEAHRIKNEKSKLSEIVREFKTTNRLLLTGTPLQNNLHELWALLNFLLPDVFNSSEDFDSWFDTNNCLGDQKLVERLHTVLRPFLLRRIKADVEKTLLPKKEIKMYVGLSKMQREWYTKILMKDIDILNSAGKMDKMRLLNVLMQLRKCCNHPYLFDGAEPGPPYTTDLHLVVNSGKMAVLDKLLPKMKEQGSRVLIFSQMTRMLDILEDYCMWRNYGYCRLDGQTPHEERQISINAYNEPNSSKFIFMLSTRAGGLGINLATADVVILYDSDWNPQVDLQAMDRAHRIGQQKQVRVFRFITENTVEERIVERAEIKLRLDSIVIQQGRLVDPSASKLGKDEMLSIIRHGATHVFASKESEITDDDIDAILERGERKTMEMKEKLSSLGESSLRNFTMDTENSSVYTFEGEDYREKKKVITNWIEPPKRERKANYAVDAYFREALRVSEPKAPKAPRPPKQPNVQDFQFFPPRLFELLEKEILFYRKTIGYKVPRNPDMPNSAQVQKEEQAKIDEAEALTEEELEEKENLLQQGFTIWNKRDFNQFIKANEKWGRDDIENIAREVEGKTPEEVMEYSAVFWERCNELQDIEKIMAQIERGEARIQRRISIKKALDSKIGRYKAPFHQLRISYGTNKGKNYTEEEDRFLICMLHKLGFDKESVYDELRQCIRNSPQFRFDWFLKSRTAMELQRRCNTLITLIERENMELEEREKAEKKKRGPKTGSAQKRKSEGTPDGRGRKKKLKL